A window from Streptomyces sp. NBC_00299 encodes these proteins:
- a CDS encoding polysaccharide deacetylase family protein, which produces MARHGGGRGWYGKLVGAALGVTLLATGASLWTAQADAVGASSPKATASAKPGSDVKAVAETIVHASDKGARGVNITIDDGPDPVWTPQVLDVLREYGVKATFCMVGTQAQAHPDLVKKVVAAGHLLCNHSVSHDTTMDKQSEAYQSQQILDAERMITKASGGVRPLYYRAPGGAFTPYSRKLAASRGMRPLGWNVDSKDFERPGTDAMVATVEQELPNGPTVLFHDAGGDRSQTVEALRRILPWLKEQGYSCGFPVR; this is translated from the coding sequence ATGGCACGGCACGGCGGCGGGCGGGGCTGGTACGGCAAGCTGGTCGGGGCGGCGCTCGGGGTGACCCTGCTCGCCACCGGTGCCTCACTGTGGACCGCGCAGGCCGATGCCGTGGGGGCCTCGTCGCCGAAGGCCACCGCGTCGGCCAAGCCGGGCAGTGACGTCAAGGCCGTCGCGGAGACCATCGTGCACGCCTCCGACAAGGGGGCGCGCGGCGTCAACATCACCATCGACGACGGCCCCGACCCCGTGTGGACCCCTCAAGTGCTCGACGTGCTGCGGGAGTACGGGGTGAAGGCCACGTTCTGCATGGTGGGGACGCAGGCGCAGGCCCACCCCGACCTCGTGAAGAAGGTGGTCGCGGCCGGGCACCTGCTGTGCAACCACTCGGTGTCGCACGACACCACCATGGACAAGCAGTCCGAGGCCTACCAGTCCCAGCAGATCCTCGACGCCGAACGCATGATCACCAAGGCGTCCGGGGGCGTACGGCCGCTGTACTACCGGGCGCCCGGCGGTGCCTTCACTCCCTACAGCCGCAAGCTCGCCGCCTCCCGGGGCATGCGCCCGCTGGGCTGGAACGTGGACAGCAAGGACTTCGAACGGCCGGGCACGGACGCCATGGTCGCCACCGTGGAGCAGGAGCTGCCCAACGGGCCGACGGTCCTCTTCCACGACGCGGGCGGCGACCGCTCCCAGACCGTCGAGGCCCTGCGCCGGATCCTCCCCTGGCTCAAGGAGCAGGGCTACTCCTGCGGGTTTCCGGTGCGTTGA
- a CDS encoding cold-shock protein, which yields MATGTVKWFNAEKGFGFIEQDGGGPDVFAHYSNIAAQGFRELQEGQKVSFDIAQGQKGPTAENIVNA from the coding sequence ATGGCTACTGGCACCGTGAAGTGGTTCAACGCGGAAAAGGGCTTCGGCTTCATCGAGCAGGACGGCGGCGGCCCCGACGTCTTCGCCCACTACTCGAACATTGCCGCCCAGGGCTTCCGCGAGCTGCAGGAAGGCCAGAAGGTGTCCTTCGACATCGCGCAGGGCCAGAAGGGCCCGACGGCCGAGAACATCGTCAACGCCTGA
- a CDS encoding DEAD/DEAH box helicase, which yields MKRARTSERTSRTSRTSDRAGGGAGRSGGPRRSRGNGTRQAGRPVSGEFAPPKTITPGLPAVDSFADLAMPAQLLATLGREGVTVPFPIQAATLPNSLAGRDVLGRGRTGSGKTLAFGLAVLARTAGQRAEPRQPLALVLVPTRELAQQVTDALTPYARSVNLRLATIVGGMSIGRQVSALRAGAEMVVATPGRLKDLIDRGDCRLDAVDITVLDEADQMADMGFMPQVTALLDQVRPGGQRMLFSATLDRNVDLLVRRYLSDPVVHSVDPSAGAVTTMEHHILHVHDADKHRTTTEIAARDGRVIMFLDTKHAVDRLTKHLLSSGVRAAALHGGKSQPQRTRTLAQFKTGHVTVLVATNVAARGIHVDNLDLVVNVDPPSDHKDYLHRGGRTARAGESGSVVTLVTPDQRRDMNRLMALAGITPRVAQVRSGEAELSRITGAQAPSGIPVVVTAPTVERPRNASSPSKGRRGRRGNGGQGRPLGEAAQRRAQRRTGFGSAA from the coding sequence ATGAAGCGTGCCCGTACATCCGAGCGGACATCCCGCACATCCCGCACATCCGACCGCGCCGGAGGAGGCGCCGGCCGCTCCGGTGGTCCGCGCCGTTCCCGGGGCAATGGAACTCGGCAGGCCGGACGGCCCGTATCGGGCGAGTTCGCGCCGCCGAAGACGATCACGCCGGGACTGCCCGCCGTCGACTCGTTCGCCGATCTCGCCATGCCGGCGCAGCTGCTGGCCACGCTCGGCCGCGAAGGCGTGACCGTGCCGTTCCCGATCCAGGCGGCGACCCTGCCGAACTCCCTGGCCGGCCGGGACGTACTCGGCCGTGGCCGCACCGGCTCCGGCAAGACCCTCGCCTTCGGCCTCGCCGTACTGGCCCGTACCGCGGGTCAGCGCGCCGAGCCGCGGCAGCCGCTCGCCCTCGTCCTCGTCCCCACCCGCGAGCTCGCCCAGCAGGTCACCGACGCTCTCACCCCGTACGCCCGCTCCGTGAACCTGCGACTGGCCACGATCGTGGGCGGCATGTCCATCGGCAGGCAGGTGAGCGCGCTGCGCGCCGGGGCCGAGATGGTCGTCGCGACGCCGGGCCGGCTCAAGGACCTCATCGACCGGGGCGACTGCCGGCTGGACGCCGTCGACATCACGGTCCTCGACGAGGCCGACCAGATGGCCGACATGGGCTTCATGCCCCAGGTCACCGCCCTGCTCGACCAGGTGCGTCCCGGTGGGCAGCGGATGCTCTTCTCGGCCACCCTGGACCGCAACGTCGACCTGCTGGTCCGCCGCTACCTGTCGGACCCGGTCGTCCACTCCGTCGACCCGTCGGCGGGCGCGGTCACCACGATGGAGCACCACATCCTCCATGTGCACGACGCCGACAAGCACCGCACGACCACCGAGATCGCGGCGCGCGACGGCCGGGTGATCATGTTCCTCGACACCAAGCACGCGGTGGACCGGCTGACCAAGCACCTGCTGAGCAGCGGTGTCCGCGCCGCGGCCCTGCACGGTGGCAAGTCCCAGCCGCAGCGCACGCGGACCCTGGCCCAGTTCAAGACCGGGCATGTGACGGTGCTGGTGGCGACCAACGTCGCGGCGCGCGGAATCCACGTCGACAACCTCGACCTGGTCGTCAATGTGGATCCGCCCAGTGACCACAAGGACTACCTGCACCGCGGCGGTCGTACGGCACGCGCCGGCGAGTCCGGCAGCGTCGTCACCCTGGTGACACCCGACCAGCGTCGCGACATGAACCGGCTGATGGCTCTGGCGGGCATCACCCCCCGGGTGGCCCAGGTACGGTCCGGCGAGGCGGAGCTGAGCCGCATCACCGGTGCCCAGGCGCCCTCCGGCATCCCGGTCGTCGTCACCGCGCCGACCGTGGAACGTCCCCGTAACGCCTCGTCCCCGTCCAAGGGCCGACGGGGCCGCCGGGGCAACGGCGGCCAGGGCCGGCCCCTCGGCGAAGCCGCGCAGCGCAGGGCACAGCGGCGGACCGGCTTCGGCTCGGCTGCCTAG
- a CDS encoding helix-turn-helix domain-containing protein: MAADIPLSDRLDDDDYPAYTMGRAAEMLGTTPGFLRAIGEARLITPLRSEGGHRRYSRYQLRIAARARELVDRGTPIEAACRIVILEDQLEEAQRINAAYRRAANEASDSSGPGSG, translated from the coding sequence ATGGCAGCAGATATTCCGCTCAGCGATCGTCTGGACGACGACGACTACCCGGCGTACACCATGGGCCGGGCCGCCGAAATGCTCGGCACCACCCCTGGCTTCCTCCGGGCCATCGGCGAGGCTCGCCTGATCACCCCCCTGCGCTCGGAGGGCGGACACCGCCGGTACTCCCGCTACCAACTGCGGATCGCCGCCCGCGCCCGCGAGCTCGTCGACAGGGGAACCCCGATCGAGGCTGCTTGCCGCATCGTCATCCTCGAGGACCAGCTCGAGGAAGCTCAGCGCATCAACGCCGCGTACCGCCGTGCCGCGAACGAAGCGTCCGACAGTTCCGGTCCCGGTTCGGGCTGA
- a CDS encoding DUF5994 family protein: MPFAPQPPPSSSSDVRLSLASQPAHGRMPRLIDGAWWPRSYDLMSELPRLLGGLPPAWGQIGSVTVNGVGWSPFPGRMLVANQVVRLHLTNHPQAPPTVCLLAPGHGRWDLLVVSPDTGQATAGRLMDEAARGITAADGGEQAA, translated from the coding sequence ATGCCCTTCGCCCCGCAGCCTCCGCCCTCTTCCTCCTCGGACGTCCGGCTGAGCCTCGCGTCCCAGCCGGCGCACGGCCGGATGCCCCGGCTCATCGACGGAGCCTGGTGGCCCCGCTCCTACGATTTGATGTCCGAACTTCCCAGACTGCTGGGCGGACTGCCGCCTGCCTGGGGACAGATCGGCAGCGTCACCGTGAACGGGGTCGGTTGGTCGCCGTTCCCGGGGCGGATGCTCGTCGCCAACCAGGTCGTACGCCTGCACCTGACGAATCATCCGCAGGCCCCGCCCACCGTCTGCCTGCTCGCGCCGGGCCACGGCCGGTGGGATCTGCTGGTGGTGTCACCCGACACCGGGCAGGCGACTGCCGGACGGCTCATGGACGAGGCCGCGAGGGGGATCACCGCGGCGGACGGCGGGGAACAGGCGGCCTGA